One stretch of Periplaneta americana isolate PAMFEO1 chromosome 1, P.americana_PAMFEO1_priV1, whole genome shotgun sequence DNA includes these proteins:
- the LOC138707941 gene encoding uncharacterized protein isoform X3 — MQLRILPGGKHLGHPYALWFIALPLMMLALSILPILRKYTRWKRKFHIEQLNFVNIDAKDNNDGDDGEDIGLSNDIEDLKSEEVEYNENEEPEYGFCYSRESTLPLVDGYSKESHG, encoded by the exons AATTCTTCCTGGAGGAAAACATTTGGGTCACCCATATGCACTGTGGTTCATTGCCCTCCCGCTGATGATGCTGGCTCTGTCCATATTACCCATTCTGAGGAAGTACACGAGGTGGAAACGAAAATTTCATATTGAACAGTTAAACTTCGTCAACATAGATGCGAAAG ACAATAATGATGGCGACGATGGTGAAGATATAGGTTTAAGCAACGATATAGAAGACTTGAAATCAGAAGAAGTGGAATATAATGAAAACGAAGAACCGGAGTACGGCTTCTGTTATTCCCGGGAATCCACGCTGCCTCTGGTAGACGGATATTCAAAGGAGTCGCATGGATAA